One window of the Herbiconiux sp. L3-i23 genome contains the following:
- a CDS encoding bifunctional o-acetylhomoserine/o-acetylserine sulfhydrylase — MTHSQWRFETQQIHAGASPDPVTNARATPIYKTTSYVFNSAQHAKNLFALAEFGNIYNRIQNPTQAVVEDRIAALEGGTAALLLASGQAAETYAVLNIAQAGDHIVSSSSIYGGTYNLFKYTLAKLGIETTFVENQDDPEEWRRAVRPNTKLFFAETIGNPRINVLDIESVADIAHEAGVPLIVDNTIATPYLIRPLEHGADIVVHSATKFLGGHGIVVAGVIVDGGKFKWSENSEKFPGLSTPDPSYHGAVFTDAVGDEIAYIIKARVQLLRDLGASISPDSAFSLIQGIETLSLRIERHVQNAQDIALWLENHADVASVNYAGLQSSPWYDAGQKYAPKGAGAIISFELKGGVDAGAKFVESLELFSHLANIGDVRSLVIHPASTTHSQLTPEQQLTTGVTPGLVRLSIGLENVEDLKADLDAGLKAAREYSSQAV; from the coding sequence ATGACTCATTCGCAGTGGAGATTCGAGACCCAGCAGATCCACGCCGGCGCCTCACCCGACCCGGTCACCAACGCCCGGGCCACGCCCATCTACAAGACGACCTCCTACGTCTTCAACAGCGCCCAGCACGCGAAGAACCTCTTCGCCCTCGCCGAGTTCGGCAACATCTACAACCGCATCCAGAACCCCACGCAGGCCGTCGTCGAAGACCGCATCGCTGCGCTCGAGGGCGGGACTGCGGCGCTGCTGCTCGCCTCCGGTCAGGCCGCCGAGACCTACGCGGTGCTCAACATCGCGCAGGCGGGCGACCACATCGTCTCGTCGAGCTCGATCTACGGCGGCACCTACAACCTCTTCAAGTACACGCTCGCGAAGCTCGGCATCGAGACCACCTTCGTCGAGAACCAGGACGACCCCGAAGAGTGGCGTCGCGCGGTCCGCCCGAACACGAAGCTGTTCTTCGCCGAGACCATCGGCAACCCGCGCATCAACGTCCTCGACATCGAGTCCGTCGCCGACATCGCCCACGAGGCGGGCGTGCCGCTCATCGTCGACAACACGATCGCGACCCCGTACCTCATCCGCCCGCTCGAGCACGGCGCCGACATCGTCGTCCACTCGGCGACGAAGTTCCTCGGCGGACACGGCATCGTCGTCGCCGGCGTGATCGTCGACGGCGGCAAGTTCAAGTGGAGCGAGAACTCCGAGAAGTTCCCCGGCCTCTCGACCCCCGACCCGTCGTACCACGGCGCCGTGTTCACCGACGCCGTCGGCGACGAGATCGCCTACATCATCAAGGCGCGCGTGCAGCTGCTGCGCGACCTCGGCGCATCCATCTCGCCCGACAGCGCGTTCAGCCTCATCCAGGGCATCGAGACGCTGTCGCTGCGCATCGAGCGTCACGTGCAGAACGCGCAGGACATCGCGCTGTGGCTCGAGAACCACGCCGACGTCGCGAGCGTCAACTACGCGGGACTGCAGTCGAGCCCCTGGTACGACGCCGGACAGAAGTACGCCCCGAAGGGGGCGGGCGCGATCATCTCGTTCGAGCTGAAGGGCGGCGTCGACGCCGGCGCGAAGTTCGTCGAGAGCCTCGAACTGTTCAGCCACCTGGCGAACATCGGCGACGTCCGCTCGCTCGTCATCCACCCCGCGTCGACGACGCACTCGCAGCTCACCCCCGAGCAGCAGCTCACCACCGGTGTCACCCCCGGTCTCGTGCGGCTGTCGATCGGGCTCGAGAACGTCGAGGACCTGAAGGCCGATCTCGACGCCGGCCTCAAGGCCGCGCGCGAGTACAGCTCGCAGGCCGTCTGA
- a CDS encoding potassium channel family protein, whose amino-acid sequence MTTTADVLDEVSKDNTNRRYEAWVQRTSWPLLGAALIFLVAYALPILEQDLWPWVRAACRVVVWGTWLLFAADYIVRFALVPRKWMFVRRHWFDLLFIVLPVLRPLALLRLVTVLLVIDRHAGARLRSRVGLYIAGGTVLLVLAAALAVFDVERGAPGANITSFGDAVWWACTTITTVGYGDVYPVTVLGRAIAIGLMVGGVALLGVVTASFASWFVEVVSRPAKQAGLGHNEIDQLKSEIEILRRLLHDQGAAAQSTPPAANQAPGH is encoded by the coding sequence GTGACGACGACCGCTGACGTTCTCGACGAGGTGTCAAAGGACAACACGAACAGGCGCTACGAGGCGTGGGTGCAGCGCACGAGTTGGCCGCTGCTCGGCGCCGCGCTGATCTTCCTCGTCGCGTACGCCCTGCCGATCCTCGAGCAGGATCTGTGGCCGTGGGTGCGCGCCGCGTGCCGTGTGGTCGTGTGGGGCACCTGGCTGTTGTTCGCAGCCGACTACATCGTGCGGTTCGCGCTCGTGCCGAGGAAGTGGATGTTCGTCCGCCGGCACTGGTTCGACCTGCTCTTCATCGTGCTCCCGGTGCTGCGGCCGCTGGCGCTGCTGCGGCTCGTCACCGTGCTCCTCGTCATCGACCGGCACGCGGGTGCGCGTCTGCGCAGCCGGGTGGGGCTGTACATCGCGGGCGGCACCGTGCTGCTGGTGCTCGCGGCGGCGCTCGCCGTGTTCGACGTCGAACGGGGCGCGCCCGGTGCGAACATCACCAGTTTCGGCGATGCGGTGTGGTGGGCGTGCACGACGATCACGACCGTCGGATACGGCGACGTGTATCCGGTGACGGTGCTCGGTCGCGCGATCGCGATCGGCCTCATGGTCGGCGGCGTCGCCCTGCTCGGTGTCGTCACCGCGAGCTTCGCGTCGTGGTTCGTCGAGGTCGTCTCCCGCCCGGCGAAGCAGGCGGGTCTCGGCCACAACGAGATCGACCAGCTGAAGAGCGAGATCGAGATCCTCCGCCGGCTGCTGCACGACCAGGGAGCCGCCGCTCAGTCGACGCCGCCCGCAGCCAATCAGGCACCTGGTCATTGA
- a CDS encoding homoserine O-acetyltransferase yields MDWQTPEDAVPSTFITEADQRALLGKPPATGAWREGDPVAGRRFVDVGALTVESGTEIPAVRIAYETFGELSPTRDNAILVLHALTGDAHLTGPAGPGQPTAGWWTGVVGPGLALDTDRWFVVAPNILGGCQGSTGPASLAPDRVEWAARFPRVTIRDQVAAQRAFTDAIGISRWAAVVGGSMGGMHALEWAVEHQDLVDRVAILAAPAVASADQIALNSVQAEAIRMDPRFRHGGYYASPDGEGPHRGLALARRMALLNYRSPDELNDRFARSWQSGLDPLLTTSGRYAVESYLDFHGNKFTRRFDANSYLRLVGAMSSHDLGRGRDSLQAALARIDMPALVLGIDSDRLFPVDDQRVIARHVPGNIDGDDPVVISSEYGHDGFLIENDLVGAQLRRLLDA; encoded by the coding sequence ATGGACTGGCAGACACCTGAAGACGCCGTGCCGTCGACCTTCATCACCGAGGCCGACCAGCGCGCGCTGCTCGGCAAGCCGCCCGCGACCGGCGCCTGGCGCGAAGGCGACCCGGTGGCAGGCCGCCGCTTCGTCGACGTCGGCGCGCTCACCGTCGAATCCGGCACCGAGATCCCCGCCGTACGGATCGCCTACGAGACCTTCGGCGAGCTCTCCCCCACCCGCGACAACGCGATCCTCGTGCTGCACGCGCTCACCGGCGACGCGCACCTCACCGGTCCGGCAGGCCCCGGCCAGCCGACCGCCGGATGGTGGACCGGCGTCGTCGGTCCCGGACTCGCGCTCGACACCGACCGCTGGTTCGTCGTCGCGCCCAACATCCTCGGCGGATGCCAGGGCAGCACCGGGCCCGCGTCCCTCGCCCCGGACCGGGTCGAGTGGGCGGCTCGGTTCCCCCGCGTCACCATTCGAGACCAGGTCGCGGCGCAGCGTGCGTTCACCGATGCGATCGGCATCAGCCGGTGGGCGGCCGTCGTCGGCGGTTCGATGGGCGGCATGCATGCCCTCGAGTGGGCGGTCGAACACCAGGATCTCGTCGACCGGGTCGCGATCCTCGCCGCCCCCGCGGTCGCCAGCGCCGACCAGATCGCGCTCAACTCCGTGCAGGCCGAGGCGATCCGTATGGATCCGCGCTTCCGGCACGGCGGCTATTACGCCTCCCCCGACGGCGAAGGCCCGCACCGTGGACTCGCGCTCGCGCGCCGGATGGCACTGCTCAACTACCGCAGCCCCGACGAGCTCAACGACCGGTTCGCCCGATCGTGGCAGAGCGGACTCGACCCGCTGCTGACCACGAGCGGCCGATACGCCGTCGAGTCGTACCTCGACTTCCACGGCAACAAATTCACCCGTCGCTTCGACGCCAACAGCTACCTCCGACTCGTCGGGGCGATGAGCTCGCACGACCTCGGGCGCGGGAGGGACAGTCTGCAGGCGGCTCTCGCCCGCATCGACATGCCCGCCCTCGTGCTCGGCATCGACAGCGACCGGCTCTTCCCCGTCGACGACCAGCGCGTCATCGCCCGCCACGTGCCCGGCAACATCGACGGTGACGACCCGGTCGTCATCTCCTCCGAATACGGTCACGACGGGTTCCTCATCGAGAACGACCTGGTCGGCGCCCAGCTGAGGCGCCTCCTCGACGCCTAA
- a CDS encoding acyltransferase family protein, translating to MASPDNDAGTDSVAGTATKRRIPLWDNARFAAIFLVVVGHAILRLTPADGPASVLYLVVYQFHIPLLVLVSGYFAKSSLGRRELTRIVTDIAIPYFVFETIWTIVQWLVEGNDVVNYANPSWTLWFLLALIGWRLLLPVLAVTRFPLAAAALISIGAGYLGDIDQTFAISRMLGLLPFFVLGWRLRTWEPGGRTLTSRWDDASRRGVIIVRVVAAALFAVVIVATALQLETWRDLKIRRFLLFDEAYPFIGYDEWWAGLVRLAVLLLGAVLSVAFLTLLPRRTTWFTGFGSATMYVYLLHTFFLYPLRETGFIEDNASTWLLVVLLALSFGITVLLSTAPVRRLLRPLVEPRPNFLLGPER from the coding sequence GTGGCCTCCCCCGACAATGATGCCGGAACAGACAGTGTCGCCGGAACCGCGACGAAGCGGCGGATCCCGCTCTGGGACAACGCCCGGTTCGCGGCGATCTTCCTCGTCGTCGTCGGTCACGCGATCCTGCGCCTCACCCCCGCGGACGGACCCGCGTCGGTGCTCTACCTGGTCGTCTACCAGTTCCACATCCCGCTGCTCGTGCTGGTCAGCGGCTACTTCGCGAAGTCGTCGCTCGGCCGCCGCGAGCTCACCCGCATCGTCACCGACATCGCCATCCCCTACTTCGTCTTCGAGACGATCTGGACGATCGTGCAATGGCTCGTCGAAGGCAACGACGTCGTCAACTACGCGAACCCGTCATGGACCCTCTGGTTCCTCCTCGCCCTCATCGGCTGGCGCCTCCTGCTGCCGGTGCTCGCCGTCACCCGGTTCCCGCTGGCGGCGGCGGCGCTGATCTCGATCGGGGCCGGTTACCTCGGCGACATCGACCAGACCTTCGCGATCTCGCGGATGCTCGGCCTGCTCCCCTTCTTCGTGCTCGGCTGGCGGCTGCGCACCTGGGAGCCGGGAGGGCGCACCCTCACGAGCCGTTGGGACGACGCCTCACGCCGCGGCGTCATCATCGTCCGGGTCGTCGCCGCCGCGCTGTTCGCCGTCGTGATCGTGGCGACCGCCCTGCAACTCGAGACCTGGCGCGACCTCAAGATCCGGCGGTTCCTGCTTTTCGACGAGGCCTACCCCTTCATCGGATACGACGAGTGGTGGGCAGGACTCGTCCGCCTCGCCGTCCTCCTTCTCGGCGCCGTGCTCAGCGTCGCGTTCCTCACGCTGCTCCCCCGCCGCACCACGTGGTTCACCGGGTTCGGTTCGGCGACCATGTACGTCTATCTGCTGCACACCTTCTTCCTCTACCCGCTGCGCGAGACCGGGTTCATCGAGGACAACGCGTCGACCTGGCTGCTCGTCGTCCTCCTCGCCCTCTCGTTCGGGATCACCGTGCTGCTCAGCACCGCGCCCGTGCGCCGCCTCCTCCGACCCCTCGTGGAACCGCGCCCGAATTTCCTGCTGGGGCCCGAGCGCTGA
- a CDS encoding sensor histidine kinase, with protein sequence MLHLFWHQAIDPAMWRAIANAVISTLIGLLVLPLATAALTGLAGAFAPLYAGGATVRIVGLDIPVGWATLSGILVFLFAAAAVIGLALLHGVLARAIVVPSREAELAEDVRRSDARRAGAVRASEVERTRIERDLHDGVQPRLVSVGMTLGLAQQKIDDDPAAARALIEEAHTSTKAAITELRQLARGIHASVLDDRGLDAALSALAGRSHIPVALDVRIDGRCSREAEAAVYFAIAESLTNAAKHSRASECRVVVRRREDGTLWARVEDNGIGGARVLPGGGLDGITNRVLAASGQIRLDSPTGGPTALEVTVPCAS encoded by the coding sequence GTGCTGCACCTCTTCTGGCATCAGGCGATCGACCCCGCCATGTGGCGGGCGATCGCGAACGCCGTGATCTCCACCCTCATCGGCCTGCTCGTGCTGCCGCTCGCGACCGCCGCCCTGACCGGACTCGCCGGCGCGTTCGCCCCCCTCTACGCCGGAGGCGCGACCGTCCGAATCGTCGGCCTCGACATTCCCGTCGGCTGGGCGACCCTCAGCGGGATCCTCGTCTTCCTCTTCGCCGCGGCCGCGGTCATCGGGCTCGCCCTTCTGCACGGTGTCCTGGCCCGCGCGATCGTCGTGCCGAGCCGCGAGGCGGAGCTCGCCGAAGACGTCCGCCGCTCCGACGCCCGCCGCGCCGGCGCCGTCCGCGCCTCCGAGGTGGAACGCACCCGCATCGAACGCGACCTGCACGACGGCGTCCAGCCGCGGCTCGTCTCCGTCGGGATGACGCTGGGGCTCGCCCAGCAGAAGATCGACGACGACCCGGCCGCCGCCCGCGCGCTCATCGAGGAGGCTCACACGTCGACGAAGGCGGCGATCACCGAACTCCGGCAGCTCGCCCGCGGCATCCACGCGTCGGTGCTCGACGACCGCGGACTCGACGCCGCTCTGTCGGCGCTGGCGGGCCGCTCGCACATCCCCGTCGCCCTCGATGTGCGGATCGACGGGCGCTGCAGCCGGGAGGCGGAGGCCGCCGTGTACTTCGCGATCGCCGAGTCGCTGACCAACGCCGCGAAGCACTCGCGGGCGAGCGAATGCCGTGTCGTGGTGCGACGCCGCGAAGACGGCACACTGTGGGCGAGGGTCGAGGACAACGGCATCGGCGGCGCTCGCGTTCTGCCGGGCGGCGGCCTCGACGGCATCACCAACCGGGTGCTCGCCGCGAGCGGGCAGATCCGGCTCGACAGCCCCACCGGGGGCCCGACCGCTCTGGAGGTGACGGTGCCGTGCGCATCCTGA
- a CDS encoding sensor histidine kinase: MERIVKERDRLLRRSARLLGIAGVLASLLCLALPGSIDLATLAVLLPLYAVLLTAFYRIGANGSLIWVGAAVLAGAGAVLLGQVAVTGGLAALTGVGASPTGQSAAADAAFSFLSSWAVASVALILVTSLGRMLLLVGAFAVTVAATLFATAGRPVGLVTLAAVVAGWAVASAVGTLLGVGVVRAARRISNIGRAHRAERHASETEAQRRQGARLLHDTVLASLTLLAHQGVGVSADALTQQAADDARLLRQLRLGTAPLPSAASEYNLKTPVQESTLGNTLEAVKQRFGRMGLVVSWHGTGQVLLPADVLDAFLGSLAECLENVRRHAGVEEAHVTITDDDTSIRAMVTDSGVGFDQSTIAEGRLGFKESVVARLREVGGNVRVFSAPGSGTTVVLEVPK, translated from the coding sequence ATGGAAAGAATCGTCAAGGAGCGCGACCGGCTCCTGCGCCGCAGCGCTCGACTGCTCGGTATCGCCGGAGTCCTCGCCTCGCTCCTCTGCCTCGCGCTTCCGGGGAGCATCGATCTCGCGACCCTCGCGGTGCTGCTGCCGCTCTACGCCGTGCTCCTCACGGCGTTCTACCGGATCGGCGCGAACGGCTCGCTGATCTGGGTCGGCGCCGCCGTGCTGGCCGGGGCGGGGGCCGTGCTGCTCGGTCAGGTCGCGGTCACCGGCGGTCTCGCCGCACTCACCGGCGTCGGCGCGAGCCCCACCGGTCAGTCGGCGGCCGCCGACGCCGCCTTCTCGTTCCTCTCCTCGTGGGCGGTCGCCAGCGTCGCGCTCATCCTCGTCACCTCGCTCGGGCGCATGCTGCTGCTCGTCGGCGCCTTCGCGGTGACCGTCGCCGCCACGCTCTTCGCCACCGCCGGTCGTCCCGTCGGCCTGGTGACGCTCGCCGCCGTGGTCGCCGGGTGGGCGGTCGCCAGCGCGGTCGGCACCCTGCTCGGCGTGGGCGTCGTCCGCGCCGCCCGTCGCATCTCGAACATCGGCCGCGCCCACCGCGCCGAACGCCACGCGAGCGAGACCGAGGCGCAGCGCCGCCAGGGCGCGCGCCTGCTGCACGACACCGTGCTCGCGAGCCTCACCCTCCTCGCCCACCAGGGGGTCGGCGTCTCCGCCGACGCTCTCACCCAGCAGGCCGCGGACGACGCCCGACTGCTCCGCCAGCTCCGACTCGGCACCGCTCCCCTGCCGTCGGCCGCGAGCGAGTACAACCTCAAGACGCCCGTGCAGGAGTCGACCCTCGGCAACACGCTCGAGGCCGTCAAGCAGCGCTTCGGCCGCATGGGTCTCGTCGTCAGCTGGCACGGAACCGGCCAGGTCCTGCTCCCCGCCGACGTGCTCGACGCGTTCCTCGGTTCGCTCGCGGAGTGCCTCGAGAACGTCCGCCGTCACGCCGGCGTCGAGGAGGCGCACGTGACGATCACCGACGACGACACGAGCATCCGCGCGATGGTCACCGACAGCGGCGTCGGATTCGACCAGTCGACGATCGCCGAGGGACGGCTCGGCTTCAAGGAGTCGGTCGTCGCACGCCTCCGCGAAGTCGGCGGCAATGTCCGCGTCTTCTCCGCCCCCGGCTCGGGTACAACCGTCGTCCTGGAGGTGCCGAAATGA
- a CDS encoding sensor domain-containing protein: MTTATSVLPRRRSTTASPLRLAGAIAQLAALGLVGPLVLTVVLTLFSVGLGLLPVLGIGVVFLIAFIYSLFAVGWLETARVDGLYDLGLPALRPRPRPDPGPAGCCTSSGIRRSTPPCGGRSRTP; the protein is encoded by the coding sequence ATGACCACAGCCACCTCCGTGCTTCCGCGACGGCGATCGACGACGGCGTCCCCGCTGAGGCTCGCCGGCGCCATCGCCCAACTCGCCGCGCTCGGCCTCGTCGGGCCCCTTGTCCTCACCGTCGTCCTCACCCTCTTCTCCGTGGGACTCGGGCTGCTCCCGGTGCTCGGCATCGGAGTCGTCTTCCTCATCGCCTTCATCTACTCGCTCTTCGCCGTCGGCTGGCTCGAGACCGCCCGCGTCGACGGGCTCTACGACCTCGGCCTCCCCGCCCTGCGTCCTCGCCCTCGACCCGACCCGGGTCCGGCGGGGTGCTGCACCTCTTCTGGCATCAGGCGATCGACCCCGCCATGTGGCGGGCGATCGCGAACGCCGTGA
- a CDS encoding response regulator has product MEQITEQSPAQRPVTVAVLDDHQMVAEGIASRLSATPEAIEVVATVTSWGALLAHEAFPVDVVILDLNLEDNIPVSTKIRALSSAGSRAVIISRHADSGSIHGAIQAGAAAFIAKSESAAALTATVLAAAQGSAEHSDAVRRALAEFQNAEDPGLGRQEHRALVLYAAGRSIKEVAHDMDTTEETIKSYIKRARRKYRAIGVDLGTKNLLRRHAIREGWITPE; this is encoded by the coding sequence ATGGAACAGATCACAGAGCAATCTCCCGCCCAACGGCCGGTCACCGTCGCCGTGCTCGACGACCATCAGATGGTCGCCGAAGGGATTGCGTCGCGCCTGTCCGCCACTCCCGAGGCGATCGAGGTCGTGGCCACGGTCACGTCGTGGGGCGCTCTTCTCGCTCATGAGGCATTCCCTGTCGACGTCGTCATCCTCGATCTGAACCTCGAGGACAACATCCCCGTCTCCACCAAGATCCGCGCGCTCTCGTCCGCGGGCAGCCGTGCGGTCATCATCAGTCGGCACGCCGACTCGGGGTCCATCCACGGCGCCATCCAGGCCGGAGCCGCCGCCTTCATCGCGAAGAGCGAATCAGCCGCGGCGCTGACCGCGACCGTGCTCGCCGCGGCGCAGGGGTCCGCGGAGCACAGCGACGCGGTGCGCCGCGCGCTCGCCGAGTTCCAGAACGCCGAAGACCCGGGGCTCGGCCGGCAGGAGCACCGCGCGCTCGTGCTCTACGCGGCGGGGCGATCGATCAAAGAGGTCGCCCACGACATGGACACCACCGAGGAGACGATCAAGTCGTACATCAAGCGCGCCCGCCGCAAGTACCGCGCGATCGGCGTCGACCTCGGCACCAAGAACCTCCTCCGACGTCACGCGATCCGCGAAGGCTGGATCACCCCCGAGTGA
- a CDS encoding response regulator transcription factor, whose translation MQDTPRIRLALVDDHKMLLGALTEWIRNAAGDIELVAAVTTWPELLTHPRFPVDVVLLDLDLKDNIPISLKLSTLKTTGVKTVLMSTYSEPNVVREALASGALGYLVKSEEASMIVQALRAAYRGESFISAELDLALNAGDVGGAPKLSAQERRVMALYGGGEPVKTVAYELGISEETAKSYLKRIREKYRVAGFDVGTKVALRKRAIQDGILLQTD comes from the coding sequence GTGCAAGACACCCCCCGTATCCGCCTCGCGCTGGTCGACGACCACAAGATGCTGCTCGGTGCGCTCACCGAGTGGATCCGCAACGCCGCGGGCGACATCGAGCTGGTGGCCGCGGTCACCACGTGGCCCGAGCTGCTGACGCATCCGCGCTTCCCCGTGGACGTCGTGCTGCTCGACCTCGACCTGAAGGACAACATCCCGATCTCGCTGAAGCTGTCGACGCTGAAGACGACGGGCGTGAAGACGGTGCTGATGAGCACCTACTCCGAGCCCAACGTCGTGCGCGAGGCTCTCGCGTCGGGTGCCCTCGGGTACCTCGTGAAGAGCGAGGAGGCGTCGATGATCGTGCAGGCGCTGCGCGCCGCGTACCGTGGCGAGTCGTTCATCTCGGCCGAGCTCGACCTGGCGCTCAACGCCGGCGACGTCGGCGGGGCCCCGAAGCTCAGCGCGCAGGAGCGCCGGGTGATGGCGCTGTACGGCGGCGGCGAGCCGGTGAAGACCGTCGCGTACGAACTCGGCATCTCCGAGGAGACCGCGAAGTCGTACCTGAAGCGCATCCGCGAGAAGTACCGTGTCGCCGGGTTCGATGTCGGCACCAAAGTGGCCCTGCGAAAGCGCGCCATCCAGGACGGCATCCTCCTCCAGACCGACTGA
- a CDS encoding SDR family oxidoreductase, whose translation MARHAVVTGASSGIGWAIAARLREHGWDVTGVARRQDRLEALAAETGAEWFVADLTVADDIEALRAHLAERGGVDLLVNNAGGARGLDSVEAGDADDWRWMFEVNVVSVQRTTAALLPLLRRAASEAGWASIVNITSIAATEVYEGGAGYNATKAALLKLTEVLRLELAGEPLRVIEVAPGMVKTEEFSLNRFDGDQERADKVYAGVEHPLTAEDIADVVVYSVELPGHVNLDHITVRPVAQPAQFKVIRGPLRVKGD comes from the coding sequence GTGGCGCGTCATGCTGTGGTGACCGGAGCAAGCTCGGGTATCGGCTGGGCGATCGCGGCCCGGCTGCGCGAGCACGGCTGGGATGTGACCGGTGTCGCGCGGCGTCAAGATCGTCTCGAGGCGCTGGCCGCCGAGACGGGTGCCGAGTGGTTCGTCGCCGATCTGACCGTGGCGGACGACATCGAGGCGCTGCGAGCCCATCTCGCTGAGCGCGGAGGGGTCGATCTGCTGGTGAACAACGCGGGCGGCGCTCGCGGGCTCGACAGTGTCGAAGCGGGCGACGCCGACGACTGGCGGTGGATGTTCGAGGTCAACGTCGTGTCGGTGCAGCGCACGACGGCCGCCCTGCTTCCGCTGCTGCGTCGCGCCGCGTCGGAGGCCGGCTGGGCGAGCATCGTCAACATCACCTCGATCGCGGCGACCGAGGTGTACGAGGGCGGCGCCGGGTACAACGCCACGAAGGCTGCGCTGCTGAAGCTCACCGAGGTGCTGCGTCTCGAGTTGGCGGGGGAGCCGTTGCGGGTCATCGAGGTGGCGCCCGGCATGGTGAAGACCGAGGAGTTCTCGCTCAACCGTTTCGACGGCGACCAGGAACGTGCCGACAAGGTGTACGCGGGTGTCGAGCATCCGCTGACCGCCGAGGACATCGCCGATGTCGTCGTCTACTCGGTCGAACTGCCGGGGCACGTGAACCTCGACCACATCACCGTGCGTCCCGTTGCGCAGCCGGCGCAGTTCAAGGTGATCCGCGGGCCGCTCCGCGTGAAGGGCGACTGA
- a CDS encoding response regulator transcription factor — protein MRILICEDSVLLREGLVRLLEDAGHTVVAALPDASELGETVAATAPELSILDVRLPPTFTDEGIRAAVALRAENPELPVLVLSQYVEERYASELIAGRGGAIGYLLKDRVADVRDFLDSVERIAAGASVLDPEVVAQLLSRRTRDDRLVALTDRERTVLALIAEGKSNQAIAGVLYVSEASVEKYVTAIFQKLGLEQDGAGNRRVLAALVHIESSGTTPTAGRQ, from the coding sequence GTGCGCATCCTGATCTGCGAGGACTCCGTCCTCCTCCGCGAAGGACTCGTCCGACTGCTGGAGGACGCCGGCCACACGGTGGTCGCCGCCCTGCCGGACGCGTCCGAACTCGGCGAGACCGTCGCGGCGACCGCGCCCGAACTCAGCATCCTCGACGTCCGTCTGCCGCCGACGTTCACCGACGAAGGCATCAGAGCCGCCGTCGCCCTCCGCGCCGAGAACCCCGAACTGCCCGTCCTCGTGCTGTCGCAGTACGTCGAGGAGCGGTACGCGAGCGAGCTCATCGCAGGCCGCGGCGGCGCCATCGGCTACCTGCTGAAGGACCGGGTCGCCGATGTACGCGACTTCCTCGACTCGGTGGAGCGCATCGCGGCCGGCGCGAGCGTCCTCGATCCCGAGGTCGTCGCCCAGCTGCTCAGCAGGCGCACCCGCGACGACCGGCTCGTCGCTCTGACCGACCGTGAACGGACCGTGCTCGCGCTCATCGCCGAGGGCAAGTCCAATCAGGCGATCGCCGGAGTGCTGTACGTCTCCGAGGCGAGCGTCGAGAAGTACGTGACCGCCATCTTCCAGAAGCTCGGCCTCGAGCAGGACGGCGCAGGCAACCGACGGGTGCTCGCCGCACTCGTGCACATCGAAAGCAGCGGCACGACGCCGACTGCGGGAAGGCAATAA
- a CDS encoding GIY-YIG nuclease family protein, producing the protein MAWMYMLECSDGTYYVGSTVDLRLRFEQHQAGAGARYTSVRLPVRLVYHEEFDEVRAAFAREKQVQKWSRAKRQALIDGRQKSLPELSEKRRPDPVVE; encoded by the coding sequence ATGGCGTGGATGTACATGTTGGAGTGCTCGGACGGTACCTACTACGTCGGCAGCACGGTCGATCTCCGATTGCGCTTCGAGCAGCATCAAGCCGGTGCGGGAGCGCGCTACACGAGCGTGCGATTGCCCGTCCGGCTCGTCTATCACGAGGAGTTCGACGAGGTGCGCGCAGCCTTCGCCCGCGAGAAACAAGTCCAGAAGTGGAGCCGCGCTAAACGCCAGGCGTTGATCGACGGCCGCCAGAAGTCATTGCCGGAGCTGTCGGAAAAGCGACGCCCCGACCCGGTCGTCGAGTAG